From a region of the Nocardia sp. XZ_19_385 genome:
- a CDS encoding MarR family winged helix-turn-helix transcriptional regulator, whose amino-acid sequence MTTDNARPTPPVTSASIIVLTLARKVETELSAALAPLDLTVGRLGLLGHISSLPGVSFSELARMSGTSVQSVHNGVKALVSAELVQDLTARAGSASTIELTAKGKRLLAEARKAVSAVDSQLFGPESDPILRQVGAAILAVFAES is encoded by the coding sequence GTGACCACCGACAATGCCCGGCCTACTCCCCCGGTGACCAGCGCTTCGATCATCGTGCTGACGCTCGCACGCAAGGTGGAGACCGAGCTGTCGGCCGCGCTCGCGCCACTGGATCTGACCGTCGGCCGGCTGGGCTTGCTCGGGCATATCTCGAGCCTGCCCGGGGTGTCGTTCAGTGAGTTGGCGCGGATGTCGGGCACGAGTGTGCAGAGTGTGCACAACGGGGTCAAGGCGCTGGTGAGCGCGGAGTTGGTGCAGGATCTGACGGCGCGGGCCGGGTCGGCGTCGACGATCGAGCTCACCGCGAAGGGCAAACGGCTGCTGGCCGAGGCACGCAAGGCCGTGTCGGCGGTCGACTCCCAGCTGTTCGGGCCGGAGTCGGATCCGATTCTGCGGCAGGTCGGTGCCGCCATTCTCGCCGTGTTCGCCGAGTCCTGA
- a CDS encoding DMT family transporter, with product MATMTHDINVRRLRSGLIIAVASATSFGLSGSLARGLMDAGWSAAAAVAVRVLVAAAVLLPIAAVQLRGNWQLLRHNAALITAYGLLAVAGTQLAYFNAVRYMEVGVALLIEYTAPIPVVAYLWLRHRERPGAGTVVGGLIGLTGLVLVIDLRSGLAASWIGIAWALTAMIGAAAYFVLSAHGDGSLPGTVLAAGGLLIGGLVLLVAGALGLVPLDFATNPVVFQDFTVDRWVPVLVLGVVTAAFAYVSGIAATRLLGSRLASFVALFEVLAALSFAWMLLGEAPRLIQLLGGALILVGVVVVRRGELTTADQHAEQAEISAAAAGTAEPSR from the coding sequence ATGGCGACGATGACTCATGACATAAACGTGCGGCGGCTGAGATCCGGGCTGATCATCGCGGTGGCGTCGGCGACGTCGTTCGGTTTGTCCGGCTCGCTGGCTCGCGGCCTGATGGACGCCGGGTGGAGCGCCGCGGCCGCGGTCGCGGTCCGGGTGCTGGTGGCCGCCGCCGTGCTGCTGCCGATCGCGGCGGTTCAGCTGCGCGGCAACTGGCAGCTGCTGCGGCACAACGCCGCCCTCATCACCGCCTACGGGTTGCTCGCCGTCGCGGGCACGCAGCTGGCGTACTTCAACGCCGTCCGGTACATGGAAGTCGGCGTGGCGTTGCTGATCGAGTACACCGCGCCGATCCCCGTCGTGGCCTATCTGTGGCTGCGCCATCGCGAGCGCCCCGGTGCGGGGACGGTTGTGGGCGGGCTGATCGGGTTGACCGGCCTGGTGCTCGTCATCGACCTGCGCTCGGGCCTGGCCGCCAGCTGGATCGGAATCGCCTGGGCGTTGACCGCGATGATCGGCGCGGCAGCGTATTTCGTGCTCTCGGCGCACGGTGACGGCTCGCTGCCCGGCACGGTCCTGGCCGCGGGCGGGCTGCTGATCGGCGGGCTGGTGCTGCTCGTAGCGGGCGCGCTCGGCCTGGTCCCGCTGGATTTCGCCACGAATCCCGTGGTGTTCCAGGACTTCACGGTCGACCGGTGGGTCCCGGTGCTGGTGCTCGGCGTCGTCACGGCGGCTTTCGCCTACGTCTCCGGGATCGCCGCCACCCGCCTACTCGGCTCCCGCCTGGCCTCTTTCGTCGCGCTCTTCGAAGTCCTTGCCGCACTGAGTTTCGCGTGGATGCTGCTCGGTGAGGCGCCGCGGTTGATCCAATTGCTGGGTGGCGCACTGATTCTCGTCGGTGTCGTGGTGGTCCGCCGGGGTGAGCTCACCACGGCGGACCAGCACGCGGAGCAGGCCGAGATCAGCGCTGCCGCAGCAGGAACCGCTGAACCTTCCCGCTAG
- a CDS encoding NAD-dependent protein deacetylase, with the protein MRDHSTPGLPEADLAALIDLISGRRVAVLTGAGLSTDSGIPDYRGPSAPPRNPMTFQQFVGDPVFRQRYWARNHIGWRRMDAARPNLGHRALARLERLGTVTGLITQNVDLLHTKAGHRRVLDLHGTYARVRCLACEALISRMTLADRLELANPGFVTAATATGVEVAPDADAVIEDTESFRMVDCERCGGMLKPDIVYFGENVPRERVAAAYELVDQADALLVAGSSLTVMSGLRFVRHAAKLGHPVIILNRGRTRGDDLATLRIEAGCSSTLSALAETGLLAHAT; encoded by the coding sequence ATGCGGGACCATTCGACACCGGGCCTGCCCGAAGCGGATCTGGCGGCGCTGATCGACCTGATCTCCGGGCGCCGCGTCGCGGTGCTGACCGGCGCCGGCCTGTCCACCGACAGCGGCATCCCCGACTACCGCGGGCCGTCCGCACCGCCCCGCAACCCCATGACCTTTCAGCAGTTCGTCGGCGATCCTGTCTTCCGGCAGCGCTATTGGGCTCGCAACCACATCGGCTGGCGCCGCATGGACGCCGCCCGCCCCAATCTCGGCCACCGCGCGCTGGCCCGCCTGGAACGACTCGGCACAGTCACCGGCCTGATCACCCAGAACGTCGACCTGCTGCACACCAAGGCCGGCCATCGCCGCGTCCTCGACCTGCACGGCACCTACGCCCGCGTCCGCTGCCTCGCCTGCGAAGCGCTCATCTCCCGCATGACTCTCGCCGACCGTCTCGAACTCGCGAATCCCGGCTTCGTCACCGCCGCCACCGCGACCGGGGTTGAGGTGGCCCCCGACGCCGACGCGGTGATCGAGGACACCGAGTCCTTCCGCATGGTCGACTGTGAACGTTGTGGCGGCATGCTCAAACCCGACATCGTCTACTTCGGCGAGAACGTGCCCCGCGAACGAGTCGCCGCCGCATACGAACTGGTCGACCAGGCCGACGCGCTACTGGTCGCCGGGTCATCCCTGACGGTCATGTCCGGCCTGCGTTTCGTCCGGCACGCGGCCAAGCTCGGCCACCCGGTGATCATCCTGAATCGCGGCCGCACCCGCGGCGACGATCTGGCGACCCTGCGGATCGAGGCAGGCTGCTCCAGCACCCTCTCGGCGCTCGCGGAGACCGGCCTGCTCGCGCACGCGACCTAA
- a CDS encoding MFS transporter, translating into MTNLSPTQAPVPPPGTSVRRVAVASCIGTTIEFYDFFIYGTAAALVFPKVFFPALGSTAGTVASFATFAVAFFARPVGAMLFGHFGDRLGRKKTLVSTLLLMGVSTFLIGLLPGAATIGVAAPIILVLLRFGQGFAVGGEWAGATLLTAEYAPPGKRGLYAMFPQVGPAFAFLLSSATFLITGQLLGDTNQAFLDWGWRIPFLFSIVLVGIGLYMRLAIEETPVFKANAALTTAPARLPFLDAVRFQTREILLTGGTLAIQFGFFYMGTAFLASYGTKTLGFTRPFVLTVGIASALVFGAAIVVSALYSDRIGRRRVVMYSSGAAVIWALLLFPLLDTRSPVAFAIGIAITLGIFGLAYGPVGAMLPELFETRFRYTGAGLGYNLGGILGGAIPPLIATPLAAAYGSNAIGVLLAGIALLSFFCTKALVETKDKAL; encoded by the coding sequence ATGACAAACCTGTCGCCAACCCAGGCTCCGGTGCCGCCACCCGGCACGAGCGTGCGCCGGGTGGCCGTAGCGAGCTGCATCGGCACCACCATCGAGTTCTACGACTTCTTCATCTACGGGACCGCCGCCGCGCTGGTCTTCCCGAAGGTGTTCTTCCCGGCGCTCGGATCGACGGCGGGCACCGTCGCCTCCTTCGCGACCTTCGCGGTCGCCTTCTTCGCCCGCCCGGTCGGGGCCATGCTGTTCGGCCATTTCGGAGATCGGCTGGGCCGCAAGAAGACTCTGGTCTCGACCCTGTTGCTGATGGGTGTCTCCACGTTCCTGATCGGCCTGCTGCCCGGCGCCGCCACGATCGGCGTCGCCGCGCCGATCATCCTGGTGCTGTTGCGTTTCGGTCAGGGTTTCGCGGTCGGCGGCGAGTGGGCCGGCGCCACCCTGCTGACCGCCGAATACGCCCCACCGGGCAAACGCGGCCTCTACGCCATGTTCCCGCAGGTCGGTCCGGCCTTCGCTTTCCTGTTGTCCAGCGCCACCTTCCTGATCACCGGCCAGCTGCTGGGGGACACCAACCAGGCCTTCCTGGACTGGGGCTGGCGGATCCCGTTCCTGTTCTCCATCGTGCTGGTCGGCATCGGGCTGTACATGCGGCTGGCCATCGAGGAGACGCCGGTCTTCAAAGCGAATGCCGCCCTGACGACCGCGCCCGCCCGCCTGCCGTTCCTGGACGCCGTACGCTTCCAGACCCGGGAAATCCTGCTGACCGGCGGCACACTGGCCATCCAGTTCGGCTTCTTCTACATGGGCACCGCGTTCCTGGCCAGCTACGGCACCAAGACGCTCGGCTTCACCCGTCCGTTCGTGCTGACCGTGGGCATCGCGTCCGCGCTGGTATTCGGTGCGGCGATCGTGGTCTCGGCGCTCTACTCCGACCGCATCGGCCGGCGGCGCGTGGTCATGTACTCCTCCGGCGCCGCCGTGATCTGGGCGCTGCTGCTGTTCCCGCTGCTCGACACCCGCTCGCCGGTGGCCTTCGCGATCGGAATCGCCATCACCCTGGGCATTTTCGGCCTCGCCTACGGCCCGGTCGGCGCGATGCTGCCGGAACTGTTCGAGACTCGTTTCCGCTACACAGGAGCCGGGCTCGGCTACAACCTGGGCGGCATTCTCGGCGGCGCGATTCCGCCGTTGATCGCCACTCCGCTCGCCGCGGCCTACGGCAGCAATGCGATCGGCGTGCTGCTCGCCGGTATCGCGCTGCTCAGCTTCTTCTGCACAAAGGCGCTGGTGGAGACCAAAGACAAGGCACTGTAA
- a CDS encoding SMP-30/gluconolactonase/LRE family protein has product MRTRGNVAISACTALSGVALTLTGGGPMATADTTPAASCGSWSRSVVASGYNMLEGLAFDGRGGLLLSDQAASGVGGAIRRLDVGARSTVTMVDGPGAVLVSGDTAYYVSGLSLSAVLSAKSDGAINVIDLNNGATSTVAANLRLPNGLAQLPNGDFVFTSDMGPDQRVSLVRNGSYAGPLAGPTSTNGVTYDAERRRLFVSTTFDPTTTIAMYDIDRPGSDPTLFTLPGFGPLNGGDDLTVGPDGNVYLALSTGGKVVRLDPNTGASCTVADGLPLTTAVEFGSGPGWDLNALYATSYLGTVTELSREH; this is encoded by the coding sequence ATGAGAACTCGTGGCAACGTTGCCATTTCGGCCTGCACGGCGCTGAGCGGTGTGGCGCTCACCCTCACCGGCGGCGGACCGATGGCCACCGCCGACACTACTCCCGCCGCGAGCTGCGGCAGCTGGAGCAGGAGTGTCGTGGCCTCGGGCTACAACATGCTGGAGGGCTTGGCATTCGACGGCCGGGGCGGCCTGCTGCTGTCCGATCAGGCGGCCAGCGGTGTCGGCGGCGCGATTCGGCGGCTCGACGTCGGCGCGCGCAGCACCGTCACCATGGTGGATGGCCCAGGCGCGGTGCTGGTTTCGGGCGATACCGCCTATTACGTCTCCGGACTCAGCCTGTCCGCGGTGCTGTCCGCCAAGTCCGACGGCGCCATCAATGTCATCGATCTGAACAACGGCGCGACCTCCACCGTCGCGGCGAATCTGCGCCTGCCCAACGGCCTCGCGCAGCTACCCAACGGCGACTTCGTCTTCACCTCCGACATGGGACCTGATCAACGGGTCTCGTTGGTGCGCAACGGGTCCTACGCCGGACCGCTCGCCGGACCGACTTCCACCAACGGCGTCACCTACGATGCCGAGCGACGTCGGCTGTTCGTCTCGACCACCTTCGACCCGACCACCACCATCGCCATGTACGACATCGACCGCCCCGGCTCCGACCCGACCCTGTTTACGTTGCCCGGCTTCGGCCCACTCAACGGCGGCGACGATCTCACCGTCGGCCCCGACGGAAACGTGTACCTGGCGCTGAGTACCGGCGGCAAGGTGGTGCGACTCGATCCGAACACCGGCGCCTCCTGCACCGTCGCCGACGGCCTGCCGCTCACCACCGCGGTCGAATTCGGCTCCGGTCCGGGCTGGGATCTGAACGCCCTTTACGCCACCAGCTATCTCGGCACGGTGACCGAACTCAGCCGCGAACATTAG
- a CDS encoding SMI1/KNR4 family protein, which yields MGAAVGQEAWQELIGRMVVQKRRLVEFREYESDTRPNPGASEERLRAAELRLGRPLDPQYRELLAVADGWDYFDLSYSLLGTEDIGAGARWASGLMQADIWFDDEEWAEEVGAPNDPAQYQLVVENDIGYAGNIFLFAGQATRLVTGAAVPLPPEMTYPDLFSFFSAELDSMIAEADQATLGEYSEPWWGRNLRTHPPTLAEIVAKIAELHAIGRPDTPPPLHPGATDYELALLHRNLGGCLHPEHRELLSVSNGLSTPYHGVGDILSVQEILDGARWRDMLARKQIEDDRCYRDQVLYRRDSDLPDPEPLAPVAERIGYIPAVPFAISGSDPQGIDTRDGHVRDLLMDVTVSRGAHRTSAGTVRAHLLHACWRIWWEIGCPSGECGR from the coding sequence ATGGGAGCGGCCGTCGGGCAGGAGGCTTGGCAGGAACTGATCGGCCGCATGGTCGTGCAGAAGCGGCGGCTGGTGGAGTTCCGGGAGTACGAGTCCGATACCCGGCCGAATCCGGGTGCGAGCGAGGAGAGATTGCGGGCGGCCGAGCTCCGGCTGGGGCGGCCGCTGGATCCGCAGTACCGGGAACTGCTGGCGGTGGCCGACGGCTGGGACTACTTCGACCTGTCCTATTCGCTGCTCGGGACCGAGGACATCGGCGCAGGTGCACGCTGGGCCTCGGGCTTGATGCAGGCCGATATCTGGTTCGACGACGAAGAGTGGGCCGAGGAGGTCGGCGCGCCCAACGATCCCGCGCAGTATCAACTGGTCGTCGAGAACGACATCGGCTACGCCGGCAACATCTTCCTCTTCGCCGGGCAGGCGACCCGCTTGGTCACCGGAGCGGCGGTCCCGCTGCCGCCCGAGATGACCTACCCGGATCTCTTCAGCTTCTTCAGCGCCGAGCTCGACAGCATGATCGCCGAGGCCGATCAGGCAACACTCGGCGAATACTCCGAGCCGTGGTGGGGCCGCAACTTACGCACCCATCCGCCGACCCTGGCCGAGATCGTCGCCAAGATCGCCGAATTGCACGCCATCGGACGCCCGGACACCCCGCCGCCGCTGCATCCGGGCGCCACCGACTACGAACTGGCCCTGCTGCACCGCAACCTCGGCGGCTGCCTGCATCCGGAACACCGCGAGCTCCTATCGGTGTCCAACGGCCTGAGCACCCCCTATCACGGCGTCGGCGACATCCTGTCGGTGCAAGAGATCCTCGACGGCGCCCGCTGGCGAGACATGCTGGCGCGCAAGCAGATCGAAGACGACCGCTGCTACCGCGACCAAGTCCTCTACCGCCGCGACTCCGACCTCCCCGACCCCGAACCACTCGCCCCGGTCGCCGAACGCATCGGCTACATCCCCGCGGTCCCCTTCGCCATCTCCGGCTCCGACCCCCAGGGCATCGACACCCGCGACGGCCACGTCCGCGACCTCCTCATGGACGTCACCGTCTCCCGCGGCGCCCACCGCACCTCCGCCGGCACCGTCCGCGCCCACCTCCTGCACGCCTGCTGGCGCATCTGGTGGGAAATCGGCTGCCCCAGCGGCGAATGCGGTCGCTGA
- a CDS encoding HNH endonuclease signature motif containing protein, which produces MRSTSPAASAQRVTDPLLTAATDLGDTTVTLLSDEAVLEAIRELERARRVLDSFAHKLIVRATEGGLPARTGAGTTKKLLIQTLRISHADAAARIAAAAALGVWHDIPGEDVEPRHPATAAAQAEGEISTDHAREIAKVLKRVPGSTANADFEAAEHILATAARAVMPEDLTNIGRDILARLDPDGSLTNDTDRQRQRALRIGRQRADGMSPISGDITPTLRALLDPVVAKLGRPGMNNPDDPDSPSGSTEHVDREVLDAAAARDTRSAAQRTHDALLALLSPGTDPANLGTHRGLPVSAILSISVEDIENAAGVATTATGGTVPIAEALKLAEHAVPWLMVFDHAGVPLHLGRTKRLASAGQRLALIAALRGCTRPGCDAPASVCAVHHVTDWNKHGNTDIGNETLACDRCHALVHDGPGGWKTVVLGDDSDYPGRTGWIAPFHIDPTRTPQVNHRHHASELLAETLARIHDRRERDREQRRRWLPGLAPDKPAA; this is translated from the coding sequence ATGCGTTCGACCAGCCCAGCGGCATCAGCACAGCGGGTCACCGACCCGCTCCTGACCGCTGCCACCGACCTCGGCGACACCACGGTGACACTGCTCTCGGATGAGGCTGTGCTCGAAGCGATACGCGAGCTCGAACGCGCCCGGCGGGTGTTGGATTCCTTCGCCCACAAACTGATCGTGCGCGCCACCGAAGGCGGACTGCCCGCCCGCACCGGTGCTGGCACCACGAAGAAGCTATTGATCCAAACCCTGCGGATCTCCCATGCCGACGCCGCCGCCCGCATCGCGGCCGCTGCGGCTTTGGGTGTGTGGCATGACATCCCGGGCGAGGATGTCGAGCCCCGCCACCCCGCGACCGCAGCCGCCCAAGCCGAAGGCGAGATCTCCACCGACCACGCGCGTGAGATCGCGAAAGTGTTGAAACGTGTCCCCGGCTCGACCGCGAACGCTGATTTCGAAGCCGCCGAACACATCCTGGCCACCGCCGCCCGTGCCGTGATGCCCGAAGACCTCACCAATATCGGCCGAGACATCCTGGCACGCCTCGACCCCGATGGCAGCCTCACCAACGACACCGACCGCCAACGTCAACGCGCCCTGCGGATCGGTCGGCAACGCGCGGATGGGATGTCACCGATCAGTGGCGACATCACCCCCACCCTGCGTGCCCTGCTCGACCCTGTCGTCGCGAAACTCGGACGCCCGGGCATGAACAATCCCGACGACCCCGACAGCCCTTCCGGCAGCACCGAGCATGTCGATCGGGAGGTGTTGGATGCCGCCGCCGCACGCGATACCCGCAGTGCCGCCCAACGCACCCACGATGCCCTTCTCGCCCTGTTGTCGCCGGGCACCGACCCCGCAAACCTGGGAACCCATCGGGGACTGCCGGTTTCAGCGATCCTGTCGATCAGTGTCGAGGACATCGAAAACGCTGCCGGGGTCGCGACCACCGCGACCGGGGGCACCGTCCCGATCGCCGAGGCGTTGAAGCTCGCTGAACACGCTGTGCCGTGGCTGATGGTGTTCGACCACGCCGGGGTGCCACTGCATTTGGGTCGCACGAAACGCCTCGCCTCGGCCGGGCAACGGCTGGCGTTGATCGCGGCTCTGCGTGGTTGCACCCGCCCGGGCTGCGACGCACCGGCGAGTGTGTGCGCGGTCCATCATGTCACCGACTGGAACAAACACGGCAACACTGATATCGGCAACGAAACCTTGGCCTGCGACCGCTGCCACGCCCTGGTTCACGACGGGCCCGGCGGCTGGAAAACTGTTGTCCTCGGTGATGATTCGGACTATCCGGGTCGGACCGGGTGGATCGCACCATTCCACATCGATCCCACCCGAACGCCACAGGTCAATCACCGCCATCACGCCAGCGAACTGCTCGCCGAAACCCTCGCACGCATCCACGACCGCCGGGAACGAGACCGCGAGCAACGTCGACGCTGGCTCCCTGGCCTAGCGCCAGACAAACCCGCTGCCTGA
- a CDS encoding CGNR zinc finger domain-containing protein: MTFAHDTEASLIAAVELVNSAEDPDTLTEIAHLDRFFVQHLYTGVHAGTAAELAAVRALRPALRRMLTSDRDTAVHLVNETLAEHRALPQLVRHGEVDYHIHAVPTDAPLPVRIAVETAMALIDLIRSDDMSRLSICADASCDGIVLDLSRNRSRRYCSTACGNRNAVAAYRARKK; the protein is encoded by the coding sequence ATGACTTTTGCTCATGACACCGAAGCGTCGCTGATCGCCGCGGTGGAGCTGGTGAACTCGGCCGAGGACCCGGACACCTTGACCGAGATCGCGCACCTGGACCGGTTTTTCGTCCAGCACCTGTACACCGGCGTGCACGCCGGCACCGCCGCTGAGCTCGCCGCGGTCCGCGCCCTGCGCCCGGCGCTGCGCCGCATGCTCACCAGCGACCGAGATACGGCGGTGCACCTGGTGAACGAGACCCTGGCCGAGCACCGCGCGTTGCCGCAACTGGTCCGGCACGGCGAGGTCGACTACCACATCCACGCGGTGCCCACCGACGCTCCGCTCCCGGTCCGCATCGCCGTCGAAACCGCCATGGCGCTGATCGATCTGATCCGCTCCGACGACATGAGCCGCCTGTCGATCTGCGCCGACGCCTCCTGCGACGGCATCGTGCTCGACCTGTCCCGCAACCGGTCGCGCCGCTATTGCAGCACCGCCTGCGGCAACCGCAACGCCGTCGCCGCCTACCGCGCCCGCAAGAAGTGA
- a CDS encoding LuxR C-terminal-related transcriptional regulator, which yields MTETLASLRPRDDDAMRGELRLVARDSAAPVVFGGAVLAGDVLMLSEFLGTRTRGLHGLLIPPASGLGGRVVALRQPAGVADYPNAPSISHDYDRVVVGEGIRSVVAVPVVVGGQARAVLYAAGRSQPVGDRVTDVLARSASRLATELAIRDEVDRRMKMARAAAVATGAADSARAEGIRGVHAELRGIASAVTDPVLRRTLSALSERLAAVISGEDAPMTDVTLSPRELDVLAHVALGCSNAEAAERLSLRMDTVKGYLRSAMRKLDATSRHEAVVNARRMRLLP from the coding sequence ATGACCGAGACACTGGCTTCGCTGCGCCCTCGTGACGACGACGCGATGCGGGGCGAATTGCGCCTGGTCGCGCGCGACTCGGCAGCCCCGGTGGTTTTCGGCGGCGCCGTGCTGGCGGGCGACGTGCTGATGCTGTCGGAATTCCTCGGCACCCGCACCCGCGGGCTGCATGGGTTGCTGATTCCGCCGGCGAGCGGCCTGGGTGGCCGGGTGGTCGCGCTGCGCCAGCCCGCCGGCGTCGCGGACTATCCGAACGCGCCCTCGATCAGCCACGACTACGACCGGGTCGTTGTCGGCGAAGGCATCCGGTCGGTGGTTGCGGTCCCCGTGGTGGTGGGCGGGCAGGCACGCGCTGTGCTGTACGCGGCCGGCCGGAGTCAGCCGGTCGGCGACCGGGTAACCGATGTCCTCGCCCGGTCGGCGTCGCGGCTCGCCACCGAACTCGCGATCCGCGACGAAGTGGACCGGCGCATGAAGATGGCGCGGGCCGCGGCCGTCGCCACCGGCGCGGCCGATTCCGCACGAGCCGAGGGAATTCGCGGCGTCCACGCGGAACTACGCGGAATCGCCAGTGCCGTAACCGATCCCGTGCTGCGACGCACCCTGTCCGCATTGTCGGAGCGGCTCGCCGCGGTGATCTCGGGCGAGGATGCGCCCATGACCGACGTGACCTTGTCGCCACGCGAGCTCGATGTGCTCGCCCACGTCGCCCTGGGCTGCTCCAATGCCGAAGCGGCGGAACGACTATCGCTCCGCATGGACACGGTCAAGGGCTATCTGCGCAGTGCCATGCGCAAACTCGATGCGACCTCCCGGCACGAAGCGGTGGTGAACGCGCGTCGCATGCGGCTGCTGCCCTAG
- a CDS encoding AMP-binding protein, with protein sequence MMTDPAVRVRQLLEEYGSPQACAAELLCDRHPADAVAFTVIENDLSATDLTFGELRERSTRFAAALAGLGVQPGDRVGVLMGKSADLVTVLLGIWRRGAVHVPLFTAFAAPAVAFRLASSAAKVVVADADQLSKLAPGEDIPADPAWQVIVAGEAEGELSVGGPLSQYSADDPRGAAVAVGPDGLLVQLYTSGTTGTPKGVPVPLRALASLQLYQEFGLDVRAEDVYWNIADPGWAYGLYYTLLTPLVTGMRSLLLHSGFSAALTWQVLERFGVTNFAAAPTVYRALRADSATAPTGLALRRASSAGEPLTPDIPAWSVGTLGLAVRDHYGQTETGMLIANAWQDDVRTETRPGSMGQPLPGFTMAILAEDADTVLGPREQGRVVVDRQQSPGMWFPGYVDAPEKTASRYAGEGRWYLTGDAGMVDEDGFFYFSARDDDVIIMAGYRIGPFDVESVLVLHDSVIEAAVVGMPDELRGEVIEAFVVLREGIAPGPDLETELQQLVKTKFAAHAYPRTVHFVDSLPKTPSGKVQRFLLRQR encoded by the coding sequence ATCATGACCGACCCCGCCGTCCGCGTCCGGCAACTGCTCGAGGAGTACGGCTCCCCGCAGGCGTGCGCCGCCGAGCTGCTGTGCGATCGGCACCCGGCCGACGCCGTCGCCTTCACCGTCATCGAAAACGATTTGTCCGCAACGGATCTGACGTTCGGTGAACTGCGTGAGCGGTCCACCCGGTTCGCGGCGGCGCTGGCCGGTCTCGGCGTGCAGCCTGGTGACCGGGTGGGCGTGCTGATGGGCAAGTCCGCCGATCTGGTGACCGTGCTGCTGGGCATCTGGCGGCGGGGTGCGGTGCATGTGCCGCTGTTCACGGCTTTCGCCGCACCGGCGGTCGCCTTCCGTTTGGCGTCGAGCGCGGCGAAAGTCGTTGTGGCCGATGCGGATCAGCTGTCCAAGCTGGCGCCCGGCGAGGATATCCCCGCCGATCCAGCGTGGCAGGTGATCGTGGCGGGAGAGGCCGAGGGCGAACTGTCGGTCGGTGGCCCGCTGTCGCAGTACTCCGCCGATGACCCGCGCGGCGCGGCAGTGGCGGTCGGGCCGGACGGGCTGCTCGTCCAGCTTTACACCAGCGGCACCACCGGCACACCCAAGGGCGTGCCGGTACCGCTGCGGGCGCTCGCGAGTTTGCAGCTCTACCAGGAGTTCGGCCTCGACGTCCGGGCCGAGGACGTGTACTGGAACATCGCCGACCCCGGCTGGGCCTACGGGCTGTACTACACCCTGCTCACTCCGCTGGTGACCGGAATGCGCAGTCTCCTCTTGCATTCCGGCTTCTCGGCCGCGCTGACCTGGCAGGTGCTGGAACGCTTCGGCGTCACCAATTTCGCCGCCGCGCCCACCGTGTACCGCGCCCTGCGCGCCGACAGCGCCACCGCCCCAACCGGTTTGGCGCTGCGCCGCGCCTCCTCGGCGGGTGAACCGCTGACCCCGGACATCCCGGCCTGGTCGGTCGGAACTCTCGGCCTGGCAGTACGAGACCACTACGGCCAGACCGAAACCGGCATGCTCATCGCCAACGCCTGGCAGGACGACGTCCGCACCGAGACCCGGCCGGGCTCGATGGGCCAGCCACTGCCCGGTTTCACCATGGCGATCCTCGCCGAAGACGCCGACACCGTGCTCGGCCCCCGGGAGCAGGGCCGGGTGGTGGTCGATCGGCAGCAGAGTCCGGGCATGTGGTTCCCCGGTTATGTGGACGCGCCGGAGAAGACCGCGTCCCGCTATGCCGGAGAAGGCCGCTGGTACCTCACCGGCGACGCGGGCATGGTCGACGAGGACGGCTTCTTCTACTTCTCCGCCCGCGACGACGACGTGATCATCATGGCGGGCTACCGCATCGGCCCGTTCGACGTGGAAAGCGTTCTGGTACTGCACGACTCGGTAATAGAAGCCGCGGTCGTCGGCATGCCGGACGAGCTGCGCGGCGAGGTGATCGAAGCGTTCGTGGTGCTGCGCGAGGGCATAGCACCGGGTCCCGATCTGGAAACCGAACTGCAGCAGCTGGTGAAGACGAAGTTCGCGGCGCACGCCTACCCGCGCACCGTTCACTTCGTCGACAGCCTGCCGAAGACCCCTAGCGGGAAGGTTCAGCGGTTCCTGCTGCGGCAGCGCTGA
- a CDS encoding antibiotic biosynthesis monooxygenase, with protein sequence MERLTMTDQGVTFINVIEISAEHIDQFVEQWRERAALMRKARGFRDVRLHRALLPDMRFQLVNAAHWDSAEACEAAGTNAAVVASVETARKVAEANPGIHEVVAEHV encoded by the coding sequence ATGGAACGACTGACCATGACCGACCAGGGCGTCACGTTCATCAACGTGATCGAGATATCCGCCGAGCACATCGACCAGTTCGTCGAGCAGTGGCGCGAACGCGCCGCTCTCATGCGGAAGGCGCGGGGCTTCCGCGATGTGCGGCTGCATCGGGCACTGTTGCCGGACATGCGGTTTCAGCTTGTGAACGCCGCGCATTGGGACAGCGCGGAAGCCTGCGAGGCCGCGGGGACGAACGCAGCGGTAGTCGCCTCGGTGGAGACTGCCCGCAAGGTCGCGGAGGCCAATCCCGGCATCCATGAGGTTGTCGCCGAACACGTTTGA